A single region of the Silene latifolia isolate original U9 population chromosome 8, ASM4854445v1, whole genome shotgun sequence genome encodes:
- the LOC141596762 gene encoding phospholipase A1 PLIP1, chloroplastic-like, with protein MACYSMNIPTSDIVIAREGILTDNCSLGRSSSRETLGKQATLRRSYSDNYLVNSSSQLRASSCTRSHVLKPSRPFRVFSSQWSSPILLSPVKSQMVGTKPENAVELIVTGDFEDNDTKREEEKNANWIQRLLELRTVWKGRQEKEVTYADKGEHSDCEDGCSVDYCDGVIADRAGFDQESFSRLLVQVAWSEAKRFSKLADLCNMAYRISEIKGHDLLLNNSLHIVTSSLEKKAEAIAVKAKLDKDSTHIQGKNLATLESDSKDSVSKQENTIRSSVAYEIATSAACHVQCYAQKERYSCTCRDITMHEEICPALRGGCNSERAAQMATSTMTAVVAAWEKEKQEVANELQSLHSSPCEWFICDDPVTHVRYFVIQGSESLASWQANLFFEPTKFEETDALVHRGIYEAAQGMYKQFLPEIQNHISTQGGRAKLQFTGHSLGGSISLLLHIMLIARKTVQPSALLPVVTFGSPFIFCGGEKVLDQLGLQESMLQCIILHRDIVPRAFSCTYPGQVVQVLQHLNSSFRSHPCLNKQKMLYSPVGQTYILQPSEKLSPSHPMLPQGCGLYTFDNTQRATVIIALRTFLNTPHPLETLSYPTAYGSEGTIIRDHESNNYTKAVNSVLKLYKKTAFWKVKKERHLVWPLLTDSPHQPWTQKGNLAERSARKEVLSGV; from the exons ATGGCTTGCTATTCTATGAATATCCCCACGTCAGACATTGTCATAGCAAGGGAAGGCATTCTTACCGACAATTGTAGCCTTGGTCGATCATCTTCTCGAGAAACGCTTGGTAAGCAAGCCACGTTAAGAAGATCATACTCAGACAACTACCTAGTTAACTCGTCAAGCCAACTAAGAGCGTCTTCTTGTACTAGGTCCCATGTTTTAAAGCCAAGCCGCCCGTTTAGGGTCTTCTCCAGTCAATGGTCAAGTCCTATACTTTTAAGCCCTGTAAAATCACAGATGGTTGGTACCAAACCTGAAAATGCCGTAGAGTTGATTGTTACAGGCGACTTTGAAGACAATGATactaaaagggaagaagaaaagaatGCAAATTGGATACAGAGACTTCTGGAGTTAAGAACAGTGTGGAAGGGTAGACAAGAAAAGGAAGTTACCTATGCAGATAAGGGAGAACATAGCGACTGTGAGGATGGCTGCTCTGTGGACTACTGTGACGGAGTAATAGCGGACAGGGCTGGATTTGACCAGGAATCGTTCTCGAGGTTGTTGGTTCAAGTGGCTTGGTCTGAAGCCAAAAGGTTCTCCAAGCTGGCTGACCTCTGTAACATGGCTTATAGGATTTCAGAAATCAAG GGTCATGACTTGCTGCTAAACAATAGTCTACACATCGTCACGTCCTCCTTGGAGAAAAAGGCAGAGGCCATAGCAGTGAAAGCCAAATTAGACAAGGACTCAACCCATATCCAAGGAAAGAACTTGGCAACTCTAGAATCTGACTCAAAAGATTCGGTTTCTAAGCAAGAGAATACAATTCGCTCCTCAGTTGCCTATGAGATTGCCACATCAGCAGCTTGTCATGTGCAATGTTACGCACAGAAAGAAAGGTATTCATGTACATGCAGAGATATAACCATGCATGAAGAAATATGCCCTGCGCTAAGAGGAGGGTGCAACTCAGAAAGAGCTGCTCAAATGGCTACATCAACAATGACAGCAGTAGTTGCTGCATGGGAAAAAGAAAAGCAAGAGGTTGCTAATGAGCTTCAGTCGCTACATTCCTCGCCTTGTGAGTGGTTCATTTGCGATGATCCAGTGACACATGTACGTTACTTTGTGATACAG GGTTCTGAATCCCTGGCATCATGGCAGGCGAACCTGTTCTTTGAACCTACAAAATTTGAG GAGACAGATGCACTTGTCCATCGAGGGATTTATGAAGCAGCTCAGGGCATGTATAAACAGTTCCTTCCAGAAATACAAAATCACATAAGCACCCAAGGAGGTAGAGCGAAACTTCAATTTACAGGTCATTCATTAGGAGGCAGTATATCCCTATTATTGCACATAATGCTCATAGCAAGAAAAACTGTCCAGCCTTCAGCCCTGCTGCCTGTTGTTACTTTTGGCTCACCATTCATTTTCTGCGGAGGTGAAAAAGTCTTGGACCAGTTGGGACTACAGGAGAGCATGTTGCAGTGCATTATATTGCACAGGGATATTGTTCCAAGAGCATTCTCGTGCACCTATCCTGGACAAGTAGTGCAAGTTCTCCAGCATTTGAATAGCTCTTTCCGTTCACATCCATGTTTGAACAAACAA AAAATGTTGTATTCTCCAGTAGGGCAAACTTATATCCTTCAACCAAGTGAGAAGTTATCACCATCGCATCCAATGCTCCCACAAGGGTGTGGCCTTTACACATTTGACAATACTCAGCGTGCGACTGTAATAATTGCCTTGAGGACATTTCTAAATACTCCCCACCCACTGGAAACTTTAAGCTATCCAACGGCTTATGGCTCTGAGGGTACTATCATCAGAGATCATGAGTCAAACAACTATACAAAGGCGGTGAATAGTGTTTTAAAGCTGTACAAAAAGACGGCTTTCTGGAAAGTCAAGAAAGAGAGGCATCTGGTATGGCCATTGCTTACTGATTCACCCCATCAGCCATggactcaaaaaggcaatttagcaGAGAGATCAGCAAGGAAAGAAGTACTAAGTGGTGTGTGA
- the LOC141596761 gene encoding uncharacterized protein LOC141596761 isoform X2, whose translation MWCTGATTSALQWGSFPNQNSPKSVKHFFTKNCPFLAYFHKPTKLNLSKSTPTLVNCSSSTHGLGSPDQNFLPQDQSQDQGNVGFWEKWKVNSAEMSAKLAKLGLAALLAYGLFDAVTYTSFFVLAFLGYEKSTGKNPAANIQALIGVQRTGSPAMMPGIQNPATQLPECPGQ comes from the exons ATGTGGTGCACTGGTGCTACTACTTCAGCATTGCAGTGGGGTTCCTTCCCAAACCAAAATTCACCAAAATCAGTCAAACATTTTTTTACTAAAAATTGCCCATTTCTTGCTTATTTTCACAAACCCACTAAATTAAATCTCTCAAAATCAACACCAACCCTAGTCAATTGTTCATCAAGTACCCATGGATTAGGTTCACCAGACCAAAATTTCCTACCTCAAGATCAATCCCAA GACCAAGGAAATGTAGGATTTTGGGAGAAATGGAAG GTAAATTCAGCGGAAATGAGTGCAAAATTGGCAAAGTTAGGGTTAGCAGCTTTGTTGGCTTATGGGTTGTTTGATGCGGTGACTTATACAAGTTTCTTTGTGTTGGCTTTCCTTGGGTATGAGAAGAGTACTGGCAAGAACCCTGCTGCTAATATTCAAGCTCTTATTGGG GTTCAAAGAACAGGTTCGCCTGCCATGATGCCAGGGATTCAGAACCCTGCAACTCAATTACCAGAATGCCCAGGTCAATGA
- the LOC141596761 gene encoding uncharacterized protein LOC141596761 isoform X1 has translation MWCTGATTSALQWGSFPNQNSPKSVKHFFTKNCPFLAYFHKPTKLNLSKSTPTLVNCSSSTHGLGSPDQNFLPQDQSQDQGNVGFWEKWKVNSAEMSAKLAKLGLAALLAYGLFDAVTYTSFFVLAFLGYEKSTGKNPAANIQALIGIVIMMWTGNNVTRPFRVAGAAALAPTIDNGLRRVQKALNFPTLFYAFALVVGIVASSCLTIIGLLILSRWGK, from the exons ATGTGGTGCACTGGTGCTACTACTTCAGCATTGCAGTGGGGTTCCTTCCCAAACCAAAATTCACCAAAATCAGTCAAACATTTTTTTACTAAAAATTGCCCATTTCTTGCTTATTTTCACAAACCCACTAAATTAAATCTCTCAAAATCAACACCAACCCTAGTCAATTGTTCATCAAGTACCCATGGATTAGGTTCACCAGACCAAAATTTCCTACCTCAAGATCAATCCCAA GACCAAGGAAATGTAGGATTTTGGGAGAAATGGAAG GTAAATTCAGCGGAAATGAGTGCAAAATTGGCAAAGTTAGGGTTAGCAGCTTTGTTGGCTTATGGGTTGTTTGATGCGGTGACTTATACAAGTTTCTTTGTGTTGGCTTTCCTTGGGTATGAGAAGAGTACTGGCAAGAACCCTGCTGCTAATATTCAAGCTCTTATTGGG ATAGTTATCATGATGTGGACCGGAAACAACGTCACGAGGCCCTTTCGAGTAGCAGGGGCGGCAGCGTTAGCTCCAACCATCGACAACGGTCTCAGACGGGTCCAGAAGGCTCTCAATTTCCCGACTCTTTTCTATGCTTTTGCCCTTGTGGTGGGTATTGTTGCCTCGTCGTGTTTAACAATTATCGGGCTCTTAATCCTTTCGAGATGGGGAAAGTAG